Proteins from one Procambarus clarkii isolate CNS0578487 chromosome 8, FALCON_Pclarkii_2.0, whole genome shotgun sequence genomic window:
- the LOC138359466 gene encoding uncharacterized protein, which produces MGDEVLYKTNREKDLGAEITPNLSPEAHIKIIPSAAYARLANIRTTFRNMCKESFITLRTTHVRPILEYVAPAWSPYLVEHKTKIEKVQRYATRQVLVLRGMSYEERLRELHLTSLEDRNSQEDMITTHKTLRGIDG; this is translated from the coding sequence atgggagatgaagtcctttacAAAAcgaacagagaaaaagatctgggagCTGAAATcactccaaacctgtctcctgaagcccacatcaaaataataccatcggcggcgtatgcgagactggctaatatCAGGACTACCttcagaaacatgtgtaaggaatccttcataaCCTTGCGTACCACtcatgtaagaccaattctggagtatgtggccccagcatggagcccgtaccttgtagaGCACAAGACGAagattgaaaaagttcagaggtatgccactaggcaagtcctagtactaagaggcatgagttatgaagaaaggctGAGGGAGCTGcacctcacgtctctggaagacaGGAATTCacaggaagacatgatcaccacacacaaaactctcaggggaattgacgggTAG